In one Plasmodium falciparum 3D7 genome assembly, chromosome: 14 genomic region, the following are encoded:
- a CDS encoding 26S proteasome regulatory subunit RPN2, putative, protein MRFENQFSKHDIVTSASGVIALLNEEETSLKLFGLEKLNAIVDVYWPELADSIFKIEELCEDEDFVGRELANLLASKIYFHLEKYSEALKYALCAGKLFNIKEKSQYVETMLAKCIEKYVEIREMQYDIDYNNQHNINDGITNNNDIFNAYNNNDLVELNSHNELLNKETDIFRFDINNEINQKMELLVDEMIDVCIKSNDIKEALGVALDARRLDKVEYIIANAENKIEILAHSINNEKHINMNKSFRNEYFKLLVNLYLSLSEEELKTEYINLCECLYYIDDYKKVAEILLKLLHNYHLMAYQISFDLVDFENKIFLRNILGQIKENLIQNKAYYFGEEYFVTTPQEENNDADNKENESNAITNEQQDENNNEKEDKDNNDGKNPEHNDDNNKPNDNLTNDEPTYNNNDDKAINDGNDNDNNNNNNINNNNNNIVEDVLKYISKKHIFYNKMKKLLYILTGKVTGNLYIEFLHRNNHADLILLDTYKNIVDSRSSITHHGIVIAHALMQTGTTCDVFLRSNIEWLSKAINWEKFSATASLGVVYKGHVNESFMVLSTHLPYNDVSTEIANNINVGLAPSGVYSEGGSLYALGLIHANYNTNDKKVKNYLMSQLKSNMNDEVLQHGCCLGLGLVCLGDSNDENTYDELKAILYSDSAVAGESAAYAIGLLKLGSGDDKCIDELLAYAHDTQHEKITRACSISLGFVMFQKEREADSLIEELVSDKDAIIRYGGMFAIAMAYCGLSNCNKHIIKKLLHFSVSDVSDDVRRAAVIALGFVLCNSPNQVPKFLNLLIESYNPHVRYGAALALGIACSATANEEAINMLMPLLTDTTDFVRQSAFISLGLIFQQSNEHCNPNFKKYKEEIMKILSDKHEDIIAKFGAIVSAGLLDICGRNAISTFFTRRGNIIRPQAAAGFCLFSQLWYWFPLIHMISLTFMPTCLIGLTEDLKVPKNFSILSTSNNQNFDYPSFLSKEKTQEKKETVTAVLSTTAKRKTLKLKKQKNDSKITKERTAQDDNSSVLSDGKSMKNLEILSTAATIGQSSHVSHAESVEGSANDENSHDHAQDGSNISNVQKGKKSEAKSKSGANENSNNNTVDMKNPCRVIKMQEKYIEYIPNSRYIPVLPTRKSGFIMLNDITPLEPSECIEINFEETSKKEAPPFEPFSWKEEN, encoded by the exons atgaGATTTGAAAATCAGTTTAGTAAACATGATATCGTTACGTCCGCCAGTGGTGTAATAGcattattaaatgaagaagaaacaAGTTTAAAGCTTTTTGGtctagaaaaattaaatgcaATAGTAGATGTATATTGGCCAGAACTCGCTGATTCTATATTTAAGATAGAAGAATTATGTGAAGATGAAGATTTTGTTGGTAGAGAATTAGCTAATTTATTGGCAagcaaaatatattttcatttagaAAAATATTCAGAAGCTTTAAAATATGCATTGTGTGCtggtaaattatttaatattaaagaaaaatcaCAATATGTTGAGACCATGTTAGCGAAATGTATAGAGAAATATGTCGAAATCAGAGAAATGCAATATGACATAGATTATAACAAtcaacataatataaatgatgggATTACTAATAATAACGATATTTTTAATGcatacaataataatgatttagTAGAACTTAATTCACACAATGAACTTTTAAACAAGGAAACAGATATATTCAGAtttgatattaataatgaaattaatCAAAAAATGGAACTACTTGTTGATGAAATGATAGATGTGTGCATAAAAAGTAATGATATTAAAGAAGCTTTAGGTGTTGCTTTAGATGCTAGACGTTTAGATAAAGTAGAATATATAATTGCGAAtgcagaaaataaaatagaaatttTAGCTCACTCAATTAATAATgagaaacatataaatatgaacaaatcATTTAGAAATGAGTATTTCAAATTATTAGtaaatttatatctttcATTAAGTgaagaagaattaaaaacCGAATATATTAACTTATGTgaatgtttatattatatagatgATTATAAGAAAGTAGCTGAAATTTTATTGAAGTTAttacataattatcatttaatGGCATATCAAATATCATTTGATTTAGTAgattttgaaaataaaatatttctaaGAAATATACTAGGACAAATAAAGGAAAActtaatacaaaataaagcATATTATTTTGGTGAAGAGTATTTTGTTACAACACcacaagaagaaaataatgatgcagataataaagaaaatgaaagtaATGCAATAACGAATGAACAACAAgacgaaaataataatgaaaaggaagataaagataataatgatggtaAAAATCCTGAacataatgatgataataataaacctAATGATAATCTAACAAATGATGAACCTacctataataataatgatgataaggCAATAAATGATGgcaatgataatgataataataataataacaatattaataataataataataatattgttgaAGATGTATTGAAATATATCagtaaaaaacatatattttataataaaatgaaaaaactcttatatatattaacaggAAAAGTTACaggaaatttatatatagaattttTGCATCGTAATAATCATGCagatttaattttattagatacatataaaaatatagtagATTCAAGAAGTAGTATTACTCATCATGGAATTGTTATAGCACATGCACTAATGCAAACAGGAACTACTTGTGATGTTTTTCTTCGTTCAAATATTGAATGGTTATCAAAAGCAATTAACTGGGAGAAATTTTCAGCAACTGCTTCTTTAGGTGTTGTATATAAAGGACATGTTAACGAATCTTTTATGGTTTTATCTACTCACTTACCTTATAATGATGTATCAACAGAAATTgctaataatataaatgtaggACTTGCTCCTAGTGGTGTATATTCAGAAGGAGGTTCTTTGTATGCTTTAGGTTTAATTCATGCAAATTATAACACCAATGACAAGAAGGTAAAGAATTATCTAATGTCTCAATTAAAATCAAATATGAATGATGAGGTATTGCAACATGGTTGTTGCTTAGGTTTAGGTTTGGTTTGTTTAGGAGATagtaatgatgaaaatacgTATGATGAACTAAAAGCAATTCTATATTCTGATTCAGCCGTTGCTGGAGAAAGTGCTGCTTATGCTATaggtttattaaaattaggTAGTGGTGATGATAAATGTATAGACGAATTATTGGCATATGCTCATGATACACAACatgaaaaaattacaagAGCATGCAGTATAAGTTTAGGTTTCGTTATGTTCCAGAAAGAAAGGGAAGCAGATTCATTAATTGAAGAGTTAGTAAGTGATAAGGATGCTATTATAAGATATGGTGGAATGTTTGCTATAGCTATGGCTTATTGTGGTTTATCAAATtgtaataaacatataataaagaaattattacatttttcagTGTCAGATGTTAGTGATGATGTTCGAAGAGCAGCTGTTATAGCTTTAGGATTTGTATTATGTAATTCACCAAATCAAGTaccaaaatttttaaatttattaattgaGAGTTACAATCCTCATGTACGTTATGGAGCTGCATTAGCTTTAGGTATTGCTTGTTCTGCAACAGCAAATGAGGAAGCCATAAATATGCTAATGCCTTTGTTAACAGACACAACTGATTTTGTTAGGCAAAGtgcatttatatcattaggTTTAATTTTTCAGCAATCGAATGAACACTGTAATCCaaactttaaaaaatataaagaggaaataatgaaaattttatCTGATAAACATGAAGACATCATAGCTAAATTTGGTGCTATAGTAAGCGCAGGATTATTAGATATATGTGGTAGAAACGCTATATCTACCTTCTTTACAAGAAGAGGTAATATTATAAGACCACAAGCAGCTGCTGGTTTTTGTTTATTCAGTCAGTTGTGGTACTGGTTCCCACTAATCCATATGATAAGTTTAACGTTCATGCCAACATGTTTGATTGGATTGACGGAAGACTTGAAGGTACCTAAAAATTTTTCTATCCTTTCAACAAGTAATAATCAAAATTTTGATTATCCTTCCTTTTTAAGTAAGGAAAAAactcaagaaaaaaaagaaacagtAACAGCAGTGTTATCTACAACTGCTAAGAGAAAAACtttgaaattaaaaaaacaaaaaaatgatagCAAGATAACAAAGGAAAGAACAGCACAAGATGATAATAGTTCAGTATTATCAGATGGAAAATCTATGAAGAACTTAGAAATTTTAAGTACAGCTGCTACTATTGGTCAGTCTAGTCATGTTTCCCATGCTGAAAGTGTTGAAGGAAGTGCAAACGATGAAAACAGTCATGATCATGCGCAAGATGGAAGTAATATTTCTAATGTAcagaaaggaaaaaaatccGAAGCCAAAAGTAAAAGTGGAGCCAATGAAAATTCTAATAATAACACG gTCGATATGAAAAATCCCTGTAGGGTTATCAAAATgcaagaaaaatatattgaatatatacCAAATAGTAGATATATCCCTGTACTTCCAACAAGAAAATCTGGATTTATTATGCTAAATGATATAAc GCCTTTAGAACCATCAGAATGTATTGAAATAAATTTTGAAGAAACGTCTAAAAAAGAGGCACCACCCTTTGAACCATTTTCATggaaagaagaaaattag
- a CDS encoding AP2 domain transcription factor AP2-EXP, with translation MEDNNMNNEQKFNPNMLGMENNVSQEPAAETVVVEPKKKVGRPRGASSNNKVIKKEEKVSTSSSGYPGVSWNKRMCAWLAFFYDGASRRSRTFHPKHFNMDKEKARLAAVEFMKTVENNGRKKSGKGKGGRSKSKQLNDEHFNALHNSDLGNSMNGMNAHNNLHMQLMSMNPAFYMQSLNRNFNMSANERNNMFNSLNNHSGLSGPLKNMQDHNELYMQNQVFNNMHLLNNSNSSLNNNRNNNSNNNNNSSNSHNNSSNNLHYLNELIFNSNLFHGNNMGYHEGNVNTGVSDLLNLDDNVGLHNKDVENLMNVLFRQNYNMNMNISNIDKHYLQGSNILMNGPQGNNNNMNNSNSNNNNNSGSNNNSNNNNNNNNTNNNNNSGSNNNSNNNNNMNNNKNNNNNNNNSNSGNSNSSQNQHMYLSSHNNDIFENNNNNSNSGNNDSNNNNQSNISNFYDYNFDLYRGNVSPNIMDMVHRMNNNMKDGKNLDSLNDDIGNDLNFRLHENSAWINQLRQSHNNLCNNINNNHCDLCHTTSPDHSLKGQMELSKRKKTTSNINNRKNDLLEDSVNSFDLNMPCSCSSHLRNQKNHFCVYYNQSNSSSQNENYKNYLNWNPNSNNNLINNSIDKNDTPLDNSNGNSGRNLGDSNLLCISQNNNGTSSQSTNPKHLSQTIDMNQKQSSHTSQYSNNPNLQDIQNQFSYQNQPNINMDMHSQLNLIKQNCNYSPKCINNNKKKSTTGTSKDSTRKLLSSHSLSMPLEQQHQSSKKNNLSSSFIENNLCTKLNSIINFEWINNDLKMNLNGNKSNSYDNSES, from the coding sequence atGGAAGAtaacaatatgaataatgaacaaaaatTTAATCCTAATATGTTGGGAATGGAAAATAATGTTAGCCAAGAACCAGCAGCTGAAACAGTAGTAGTTGAACCAAAGAAAAAAGTAGGAAGACCTAGAGGTGCTAGTTCAAATAATAaggttataaaaaaagaagaaaaggtTTCTACATCATCATCTGGTTATCCTGGTGTTAGTTGGAATAAGCGTATGTGTGCGTGGCTAGCTTTTTTCTATGATGGTGCATCAAGAAGAAGTAGAACATTTCATCCAAAACACTTTAATATGGATAAAGAAAAAGCAAGACTAGCAGCAGTAGAATTTATGAAGACTGTTGAGAATAATGGTAGAAAAAAATCTGGAAAAGGTAAAGGTGGTAGAAGTAAAAGCAAACAATTAAATGATGAACATTTCAATGCATTACACAATAGTGATCTTGGAAACAGTATGAATGGTATGAATGCTCATAATAATTTACACATGCAGTTGATGTCTATGAATCCAGCTTTTTATATGCAGAGTTTAAACAGAAATTTTAATATGTCAGCAAAcgaaagaaataatatgtttaacTCTTTGAATAATCATTCTGGATTAAGTGGACCACTTAAGAATATGCAAGATcataatgaattatatatgcaGAATCAggtatttaataatatgcatttattaaataattcgAATAGtagtttaaataataatagaaataataattcgaataacaacaataatagtagtaacagccataataatagtagtaataatttaCATTACTTGAATGAATTAATTTTCAACTCGAATTTATTTCATGGAAATAATATGGGTTATCATGAAGGGAATGTGAATACTGGTGTAAGTGATTTATTAAATCTTGATGATAATGTTGGTTTACATAATAAAGATGTAGAAAACTTGATGAATGTGTTATTTAggcaaaattataatatgaacatgaatatatcaaatatcgATAAGCATTATTTACAAGGAAGTAATATTCTTATGAACGGGCCAcaaggaaataataataatatgaacaacagcaattctaataataacaataatagtggtagtaataataatagtaataataataataataataataatactaataataacaataatagtggtagtaataataatagtaataataataataatatgaataacaacaagaacaacaacaataacaataataattctaATTCTGGTAATAGCAATTCATCACAAAATCAACATATGTATCTATCAAGTCATAACAAtgatatatttgaaaataataataataatagtaatagtggAAATAACGattcaaataataacaaccaatcaaatatatctaatttttatgattataattttgatttatatagAGGAAATGTATCACCAAATATAATGGATATGGTTCATcgtatgaataataatatgaaagatGGGAAAAATTTAGATTCtttaaatgatgatattGGAAATGATTTAAATTTTCGATTACATGAAAATTCAGCATGGATAAATCAATTGAGACAATCACATAATAATttgtgtaataatataaacaataaccATTGTGATTTATGTCATACAACATCACCTGATCATAGTCTTAAAGGGCAAATGGAATTaagcaaaagaaaaaaaactacatctaatattaataatagaaaaaatgatttattagAAGATAGTGTAAATAGTTTTGATCTCAATATGCCATGTTCTTGTTCATCACATTTGAGAAATCAAAAGAATCATTTCTGTGTCTATTATAACCAATCTAATTCCTCTTctcaaaatgaaaattataaaaattatctaAATTGGAATCCTAATTCTAATAACAACTTAATTAATAATAGcattgataaaaatgatacgCCTTTAGATAATTCTAATGGAAATAGTGGAAGGAACTTAGGAGATTCcaatttattatgtatttcacaaaataataatggaaCTAGTTCTCAATCAACAAATCCAAAACATTTATCACAAACCATAGATATGAACCAAAAACAATCTTCACATACTTCACAATATTCCAATAATCCAAATTTACAAGATATACAAAATCAATTTAGTTATCAAAACCAGccaaatattaatatggaTATGCATAGCCAattgaatttaataaaacaaaattgtAATTATTCACCAAAATGtattaacaataataaaaaaaaaagtactaCAGGAACATCCAAAGATTCAACtagaaaattattatcttctCATTCTTTAAGTATGCCCCTAGAACAACAACATCAGTcttccaaaaaaaataatttaagttCCTCCTTcatagaaaataatttatgtaCCAAACTAAACAGTATTATCAACTTTGAATGgataaataatgatttaaaaatgaatttaaatGGAAACAAGTCAAATTCATATGATAATTCTGaatcttaa
- a CDS encoding enkurin domain-containing protein, putative — translation MLPQITTMENYEKLFELMTLDDDNAYSIIKSSEETRIKKILYKSKHDPNLLPSYSTFNLRGKRYNVSNPTGELIKKVSVQKRIEELQTSCEKKVLKKGEKNQMIASLNEIKKKNPSLLTVSKKKKKYKDPLPDRNDIPLMNITEDIDYIYDNAVQVINSKPVEKKKKKGKVLIDDDPLSKEDYGKISPYLIKIKDELKEKENLKKQDIIDEEKITREIKEKRDYLLAELKNKYNEINKEYLKISHVVDINSVRKLKKKEGYEKQLNQLEKDILKLENQTY, via the coding sequence ATGTTGCCACAAATAACTACAATGGAGAATTACGAAAAATTATTTGAACTGATGACATTAGACGATGATAATGCCTATAGTATAATAAAGAGTAGTGAAGAAACaagaataaagaaaatattgtaCAAATCTAAACATGACCCTAACTTACTTCCAAGTTATTCTACATTTAATTTAAGAGGAAAGCGATATAATGTATCTAACCCCACGGgagaattaattaaaaaggtATCCGTTCAGAAAAGAATAGAAGAATTACAAACTAGTTGTGAAAAAAAAGTTTTgaaaaaaggagaaaaaaatcaaatgaTAGCTTctttaaatgaaataaaaaagaaaaacccAAGTTTGTTAACAGTGtcaaagaaaaagaaaaaatataaagatccTTTACCTGATCGTAATGATATACCCTTAATGAATATTACAGAAGATAtcgattatatatatgataatgcTGTGCAAGTAATTAATTCAAAACCTGttgagaaaaagaaaaaaaaaggaaaagttTTAATCGACGATGATCCTTTAAGTAAAGAAGATTATGGAAAGATTAGTCCTtatcttataaaaattaaggacgaattaaaagaaaaagaaaatttaaaaaaacaagatATTATTGATGAGGAAAAAATTACTagagaaataaaagaaaaaagagatTACTTATTAgcagaattaaaaaataaatataatgaaattaataaagaatACTTAAAAATATCACATGTAGTTGATATTAATTCAGTCAGAAAattgaagaaaaaagaagGTTATGAAAAACAGCTGAACCAAttagaaaaagatatattaaaactaGAAAATCAAACttattag